A window of Peromyscus eremicus chromosome 7, PerEre_H2_v1, whole genome shotgun sequence contains these coding sequences:
- the Rpsa gene encoding small ribosomal subunit protein uS2 — protein sequence MSGALDVLQMKEEDVLKFLAAGTHLGGTNLDFQMEQYIYKRKSDGIYIINLKRTWEKLLLAARAIVAIENPADVSVISSRNTGQRAVLKFAAATGATPIAGRFTPGTFTNQIQAAFREPRLLVVTDPRADHQPLTEASYVNLPTIALCNTDSPLRYVDIAIPCNNKGAHSVGLMWWMLAREVLRMRGTISREHPWEVMPDLYFYRDPEEIEKEEQAAAEKAVTKEEFQGEWTAPAPEFTAAQPEVADWSEGVQVPSVPIQQFPTEDWSAQPATEDWSAAPTAQATEWVGATTEWS from the exons ATGTCCGGAGCCCTTGATGTCCTGCAAATGAAGGAGGAGGATGTCCTCAAATTCCTTGCTGCAGGAACCCACTTAGGTGGCACCAACCTTGACTTTCAGATGGAGCAGTACATCTACAAAAGGAAAAGTGATG GTATCTACATCATAAATCTGAAGAGGACCTGGGAGAAGCTGTTGCTTGCAGCCCGTGCTATTGTTGCCATTGAGAACCCTGCTGATGTCAGTGTCATCTCCTCCAGGAACACTGGGCAG CGAGCTGTGCTGAAGTTTGCTGCCGCCACTGGAGCCACTCCGATTGCTGGCCGCTTCACCCCTGGGACCTTCACTAACCAGATCCAAGCAGCCTTCAGGGAGCCGCGGCTTCTAGTGGTGACTGATCCCAGAGCTGACCACCAGCCCCTCACAGAGGCATCTTATGTCAACCTGCCCACCATTGCGCTGTGTAACACAGACTCTCCTCTGCGCTACGTGGACATTGCCATCCCATGCAACAATAAG GGAGCGCACTCAGTGGGTCTGATGTGGTGGATGCTGGCCCGGGAAGTACTCCGCATGCGTGGCACTATCTCCCGTGAGCACCCATGGGAAGTTATGCCTGATCTTTACTTCTACAGAGACCCAGAGGAG attGAGAAGGAGGAACAGGCTGCTGCCGAGAAGGCTGTGACCAAGGAGGAATTCCAGGGTGAATGGACTGCACCAGCTCCTGAGTTCACTGCTGCTCAGCCAGAGGTGGCAGACTGGTCTGAGGGTGTACAGGTGCCCTCTGTACCCATCCAGCAGTTCCCTACTG aagACTGGAGtgcccagccagccactgaggactGGTCCGCAGCTCCTACAGCGCAGGCCACCGAGTGGGTTGGAGCCACCACTGAGTGGTCCTGA